The Pseudarthrobacter sp. BIM B-2242 region GGTCCTTTGGGTCACGGATCCCATGCACGGGAACACGGTCACGTCCCCCAACGGCTACAAGACGCGAAATTTCGACGACGTCATTGACGAAGTGCGCGGGTTCTTCGAAGTGCACCACGCCCTGGGCACCGTCCCCGGCGGCCTGCACGTGGAGATGACCGGCGACGACGTCGCTGAATGCCTGGGCGGCGCCGATCCTGTTGACCAGGAAGCCTTCCTCGACCGGTACGAGTCCGTCTGCGACCCCCGCCTCAACCACATGCAGTCCCTTGAGATGGCGTTCTTGGTGGCCGGAGCACTGGCCAAGCACTGACCGTCAAAAGGGTGCCTCCCGGACTTCGTGTCTCGGGAGGCACCCTTTTTGTCTTTCCGGCAGTTGCAGGCCGTGGAAACCCGGTTACACCACCGTGATGGTGACGACGGAACCTTCCGGGACTTCTTCCCCAACGGGGTCCTGGTCCCGGACCGTGCCGAAGAAGCCGCCGAGGATGTTGTTGACCCGTACCTCGAAGCCCAAGGCTTCCAGGCCCTTGCGGGCTTCTGTGGCCTGCTTGCCGATGAAGCTGGGCACCTCGACCATTCGGGGGCCCTTCGAGATGGTCAGGGTCACGGTGCCGCCCCTGGTCAGGGTGCCGTTCGCCGGGGACTGGCTGACAACCGATCCTTCGGGGACTTTGCGGTCGAAGACCTCCTCGGGTGCGACGTCGGCCGTCAGCCCCGCAGCTTCGATGGCGGCGACGGCCGCGTCTTCCTCCTGTCCCACAACAGAGGGCACCGGAATCGGCTGCGGGCCTTTGGACACGGTCAGGTTGACCGGGGTGCCGTGCCGTGCCGGCGTGCCGGCGGCCGGATCCTGGGCGAGCACCGTGCCGGCGGCCGCGGCTTCATCAAACTGTTCCGTGACGTTTCCCAGAGCCATTTCGGCCTGGTTGAGTGCCACCTTGGCTTCCTCCAGTGTTCCGCCGGTCAGCGTGGGCAGCTCGTACAGCTGTGGCCCTTTGGAAACAAACAGCGCCACGGGCTGGAACTTCCGGATCTCTTGTCCGGCCGCAGGGTCGGAGCCCACCACCAGTCCCGAGGGGATATCGTCGTCAAAAACGTCGGTGGTCCGTGACTGGAAGCCCGCCTCGCTGAGGAGCTGCTGTGCCTGTGAGACTGACTTGTTGGCGACCGACGGAATGGTCGCCGACGCCCCGGGACCCATGCCGAAGAACCAGCCGGCCCCCGTGGCAAGCAGGGCGATAATGATCAGCACCACAACCCATAGGATTCCGCGGCGCCGGGGGTTTCCTTCGCGCAGGCTCCGGACCGGCGTGGCCGCAGCCCTCGACCGGGCCTTCTCGTCTTCCCTGTCCTGTTTGCGCTGCGCGCGTTTGCTGAGGGCCGCGGCGGGCTGGTTCCTGTCATCCTCTGCGTAGGGCAGGTGCTGTGTGTACGAACGGTCGGGCTCATCCGGTGGATACAGGGCATGCGGTGCATGGGGGGAGTGCGGCTGGCGCGGCGGTTGCGGCGGCTGGGCCCGGGGCCGGGGAAGGGACGACAGCGCGGCGGTTGGATTGCTGGTCCGTGCAATGACCTCGGTGGGACTCTGTTGCCCGGCAGGGACGGCGGCCGGGGGCCGGAGGTCCAGCTCGGCATTCGTGAGGTTGGTCCGGATGTGGCGGAGCTCCTGGAGCAGGGCATGGCCATCCACGGGGCGGTTTTCGGGATCGTTGGCGGTACACCACTGGACGAGTTCGTCCATCTCGGCGGCCAGCCCGGGCACCAGGGCCGACGGCGGTCCAACAGTTTCGTTGACGTGCTTGTAGGCGACCTGGATGGGGACCTCGCCGTCGTAAGGCTGCCGGCCGGTGAGCATCTCGTAGAGCATGATGCCCACCGAGTAGATGTCGCTTCGGGCGTCCGCCGGTTTCCCCAGGACAAGTTCGGGGGAGAGATAGCCGATGGTGCCGATCAGCGTTCCCGTGCTCGTGGATGTTGTCACGGCACGGGCCAGGCCAAAGTCGCCGATCTTGATGCGGCCGTCGTCGGCGATCAGGACGTTTTCCGGTTTGACATCACGGTGAATCAGTCCGGCAGCGTGGGCTTCGCCAAGTCCCTCCACCACGGGATCTATCAGGGCAAGGGCCAGCCGGGGAGGCAGGGCACCCTTGGACCTGATGACGTCACGGAGCGTGTGGCCCTTGATGTACTCCATCACCAGGTACGCGGTGAGGCCGTCGTTGCCTTGGTCTAGCACGCCCACCACATGCGGATGGGACAGTTTCGCGGCGGCTTTCGCTTCCCTTCCGAGCCGGTCCAGGAAGGTCTCATCCGTGGCCAGGTTCGGATGGAGGACCTTGAGGGCAACATCGCGCTCAAGCCGGAGGTCAGTGGCCAAGTACACCGTGGACATGCCTCCGCGCGCGAGTTTGGAGCGGACGGCGTAGCGGTTATCCACCAGCGTTCCCACAAGACGGTCAGACACGTGTTCCTGCACCCTACGATCCTAATCCCGCAACGAAAAGGGTCCGAACCGACCTGCGGTCCGGACCCTTTTCGTTATCCTTGGTGCCCGTGCCAGCAGGGTCCCGGGGTATTGCGGACGTACAGCATTAGCCGCCGAAGGTCGTCCGGTGCGCTTTGATGGCGGCCACGTAGACCTTGGTGTCGTCGTACATGCCGTACTTGCTGACAGAATACTGGCCCTGGTAGTACCCGGCGATTGCTGTGTCCAGATCCTTGCTGGTGGCAATAAGCCGCTTGATGATGGCAACGCCGGCAGTGGCATTGTCATAGGGGTCCAGGAGGTTCAGCTTCCTCCCCACGAGGTCAGAGGCCCACTCGCCGGACGTGGGAATGACCTGCATGGTTCCGATGGCGTTGGCGGGCGAAACAGCGCGCTGGTTGAAACCCGATTCCTGGTGCGCAAAGGCGAGGGCCAGGGACGGTTCCACTCCCATGGAGCGGGCTGTGTCGGCCACAATGGTGCGCATCTGGTCGCGGGACGGCACCGGGGCGGCGTTCAACAGCGCCTTGTTCTGGTTGGCGGAGCTGACCACGGCTTCGGGGTAGGTGAAGCCAAGGAAGGAGCTCGGCACAAGCGGTGTCACGCTGGCGGCAGGAGCGGACGAGGCCGGCTGGACCGATCCGCCCGGAATGACCAGCTTGTTGCCCGGGTAGATGACAGAGGTCATGCTGAGCTGATTGGCCGCCAGGATGTCCGAGAGCTTGACCCCATGCTTGGAAGCGATCGCCGACAGGGTATCCCCGGCCTTGACCGTGTAGGAGCCGCCAGGAGCGGGCGCGGGAGCCGCGGGCGCCGGGGCAGGAGCTGCCGGAGCGGCTGCCGGCTGAGGTGCCGCGGCGGCTGACTCGCCGGAGCCCACCTTGACCTTCTGGCCCGGGTAGATGACGGAACGCATGTTCAGGCCGTTCCAGCTGAAAATATCCGACAGGCTGACGTTGTGCCGCGCGGCGATGGCGCCGAGCGTATCGCCGGACTTCACGGTGTAGCTGCCGCCCGAACTGGCCAGCGGGGCAGGCGCTGCAGCCGGCGCTGCCGGCGCCGGGGCTGCGGGTGAGGCTGAACCGGACAGCTTGATCTTCTGGCCCGGGTAAATGATGGTGTTCGGCTGGAGATTGTTGAGCTTCAGGACGTCGTTGGTGTTGAGTCCGAACCTGCCGGCAATCGCACTGATGGTGTCACCACGGGCAATGGTGTACTCGGCGGGGGCAGAAGGCTGGGCCGGCTGGAAGGCTGCCGGAATCGTTGTGGACACCGAAGCCGCCGGGATCAGGCCGGCTTTGGCTTCGGCTGCCTGGGCCTTCATGGCAGCGGCCAATGTAGCGGGCAGGGGGCGCGCAGGCGCCGGAGCGGCAGCTGCGGGATGGGCTAGAGCCAAGGACGACAAGACAACCGCAGGAAGTGCCGCTGTAGTGGCAGCAATCATGGGCAGACTCGGCCGCGGGGTCTGCTTAGGCGAGCGGGACGTCGTCATGGATGGAATCCTCTTCTATAACTGCCGGGGACGAGTGGTGCAGGTGTGACTATTGATACTAGTGTGACTTAAGTTATCAACGTTACAAATGTGATCTATGTGAATCTCTCACGAATTTTGTCCTAGCACAAGAAGTTTGCATCGGCGGGATGTGCGACTTCGTGGAGTGTCGCCTGCTTTGGGGTGCCCCGGCGAAAAGCGGACTAGGCTACATGGCTCCGGCCATGGCAACCTTGATCCGTGAGTAACGTAGAAAGCCTTGTGGGCGAGTGGCTGCCCCTGCCGGATGTCGCGCAGTTGTTGGACGTTTCAATTACGAAGGTGCACAGCCTTCTTGACGAACGTTCCCTGGTAGCCCTTCGGGTCGGTGAGCGGCGGATCCGTTCAGTTCCTGCCGCCTTTATCCAGGACGGCCATGTTGTGGACAGCCTGAGGGGCACCATCATTGTCCTGTCCGACGCCGGGTATTCCGACGAAGACCTCATCGTCTGGCTGTTTACCGCTGACGATTCGCTGCGTGGCCGGCCGATTGACGCCCTGCGCGAAGGCCGCAAGACCGAAATCCGGCGCAGGGCCCAGACCCTCGCCTGGTAACGCTGACTCCGCCGGGGGCTGGAATCAGGCGGCGCGGCTGACGGTGGCCTCCGCCAGCCGCCGCAGTGCCGTTTTGGGCAGTTCGTCCAGAGTCAACATTTCCAAGGCGTCGTAGGCGGCCGTGCCGAATTCGCCGATCAGCAGTTCGGTTGCCTGCAGGGCCCCGGACTCTTCAATGATCCGGCGAATCTCGGCCACATCCCCGTCACCCAGGTCCGGGCTGCCGAGCTTTGCGTCAATAAACGCTGATTCTGCGGGGGAGGACTGTTCCAGTGCCAGAGCAATCAGGACAGTCCTCTTGCCTTCGCGGAGATCGTCACCTGCCGGTTTGCCTGTGGTGACGGGGTCGCCGAAGACACCCAGGACGTCATCGCGAAGCTGGAAGGCTTCGCCCAGGGGCAAGGCAAAGGCCGAGTAGCCTCTGAGGAGTTCGTCAGACGCGCCTGCGAGTGCGCCGCCAAGTGCCAGCGGATGCTCGGTGGAATATTTGGCAGACTTGAACCTGATAATCGATTGGGCGCGCGTCACTGCTCCGGCACGGTCCCGGACCGGGCCGGCGACTTCTTCCAGGATGTCCAGGTACTGCCCGGCCATCACCTCGGTGCGCATGAGGTTGAAGATCAGCCGCGCCCGGCTGCCGGCTGCCGCCTGCCCGCCGATGTCGGTGAACGCCTCTTCGCTGAAGGACAGGCAAAGGTCCCCGGTCAGGATGGCCGCCGCGTGTCCGAACCGCTCGCTGTCCAAGGCCCAGCCCTGGGCGTCGTGGAGCTGGCTGAACCGGCGGTGGACGCTTGGCCCGCCCCGCCGGGTATCGGAGCGGTCGATGATGTCGTCGTGGATCAGGGCTGCGGCCTGGAACAGCTCCAGGGCCGATCCTGCCGTGACAATCTGCGCCGCCGAGGGGTCGCCGCCGGCGCCGCGCCAGCCCCAGTAGCACATCAGGGCCCGGAGCCTTTTGCCGCCGGTCACCAGGTTGGAGATGGAACCCATAAGGGGTTCGACATCGGGGGAAATGGCCGCCACAAGGGCTTGCCGCGTGGTGAGGAACTCTGTGAGCTCCCCGGCAACTGCGGCTACAAAAGCGGTCTGTTCAAGCCTCAGCTGCTCCGAAACCGTCACTTGGCTGACTCAACTGCCACGTTGGCGCCGATGGTAAACGTGGAAACTCCGGCCGCTTCG contains the following coding sequences:
- the pknB gene encoding Stk1 family PASTA domain-containing Ser/Thr kinase: MQEHVSDRLVGTLVDNRYAVRSKLARGGMSTVYLATDLRLERDVALKVLHPNLATDETFLDRLGREAKAAAKLSHPHVVGVLDQGNDGLTAYLVMEYIKGHTLRDVIRSKGALPPRLALALIDPVVEGLGEAHAAGLIHRDVKPENVLIADDGRIKIGDFGLARAVTTSTSTGTLIGTIGYLSPELVLGKPADARSDIYSVGIMLYEMLTGRQPYDGEVPIQVAYKHVNETVGPPSALVPGLAAEMDELVQWCTANDPENRPVDGHALLQELRHIRTNLTNAELDLRPPAAVPAGQQSPTEVIARTSNPTAALSSLPRPRAQPPQPPRQPHSPHAPHALYPPDEPDRSYTQHLPYAEDDRNQPAAALSKRAQRKQDREDEKARSRAAATPVRSLREGNPRRRGILWVVVLIIIALLATGAGWFFGMGPGASATIPSVANKSVSQAQQLLSEAGFQSRTTDVFDDDIPSGLVVGSDPAAGQEIRKFQPVALFVSKGPQLYELPTLTGGTLEEAKVALNQAEMALGNVTEQFDEAAAAGTVLAQDPAAGTPARHGTPVNLTVSKGPQPIPVPSVVGQEEDAAVAAIEAAGLTADVAPEEVFDRKVPEGSVVSQSPANGTLTRGGTVTLTISKGPRMVEVPSFIGKQATEARKGLEALGFEVRVNNILGGFFGTVRDQDPVGEEVPEGSVVTITVV
- a CDS encoding lytic transglycosylase domain-containing protein, which encodes MTTSRSPKQTPRPSLPMIAATTAALPAVVLSSLALAHPAAAAPAPARPLPATLAAAMKAQAAEAKAGLIPAASVSTTIPAAFQPAQPSAPAEYTIARGDTISAIAGRFGLNTNDVLKLNNLQPNTIIYPGQKIKLSGSASPAAPAPAAPAAAPAPLASSGGSYTVKSGDTLGAIAARHNVSLSDIFSWNGLNMRSVIYPGQKVKVGSGESAAAAPQPAAAPAAPAPAPAAPAPAPGGSYTVKAGDTLSAIASKHGVKLSDILAANQLSMTSVIYPGNKLVIPGGSVQPASSAPAASVTPLVPSSFLGFTYPEAVVSSANQNKALLNAAPVPSRDQMRTIVADTARSMGVEPSLALAFAHQESGFNQRAVSPANAIGTMQVIPTSGEWASDLVGRKLNLLDPYDNATAGVAIIKRLIATSKDLDTAIAGYYQGQYSVSKYGMYDDTKVYVAAIKAHRTTFGG
- a CDS encoding Rv2175c family DNA-binding protein; this encodes MSNVESLVGEWLPLPDVAQLLDVSITKVHSLLDERSLVALRVGERRIRSVPAAFIQDGHVVDSLRGTIIVLSDAGYSDEDLIVWLFTADDSLRGRPIDALREGRKTEIRRRAQTLAW
- a CDS encoding polyprenyl synthetase family protein → MTVSEQLRLEQTAFVAAVAGELTEFLTTRQALVAAISPDVEPLMGSISNLVTGGKRLRALMCYWGWRGAGGDPSAAQIVTAGSALELFQAAALIHDDIIDRSDTRRGGPSVHRRFSQLHDAQGWALDSERFGHAAAILTGDLCLSFSEEAFTDIGGQAAAGSRARLIFNLMRTEVMAGQYLDILEEVAGPVRDRAGAVTRAQSIIRFKSAKYSTEHPLALGGALAGASDELLRGYSAFALPLGEAFQLRDDVLGVFGDPVTTGKPAGDDLREGKRTVLIALALEQSSPAESAFIDAKLGSPDLGDGDVAEIRRIIEESGALQATELLIGEFGTAAYDALEMLTLDELPKTALRRLAEATVSRAA